The Pantoea phytobeneficialis genome has a segment encoding these proteins:
- a CDS encoding AAA family ATPase has product MASARALTQSPATLHLLCGKIAAGKSTLAHRLAQETGAVIISEDAWLAHLFADEMRDVADYVRCAAKLRNAMTPHLISLLRCGVSVVLDFPANTLQNRQWMKAVIQAADAAHQLHVLDVPDEECKARLHARNNAGEHDFAATDAQFALISSYFVAPQPDEGFTVINH; this is encoded by the coding sequence ATGGCGTCTGCGCGCGCGTTAACACAATCCCCAGCGACCCTGCACCTGCTGTGCGGCAAAATTGCCGCAGGTAAATCGACGTTGGCCCATCGGCTGGCTCAGGAAACCGGGGCAGTGATCATTAGCGAGGATGCCTGGCTGGCGCATCTGTTTGCCGACGAAATGCGTGATGTGGCGGATTATGTGCGCTGTGCTGCGAAGCTGCGTAATGCTATGACACCGCACCTGATTTCGCTGCTGCGCTGTGGTGTCTCCGTGGTACTGGATTTCCCGGCCAACACGCTGCAAAACCGGCAATGGATGAAGGCGGTGATTCAGGCTGCCGATGCCGCGCATCAGCTCCATGTCCTCGATGTTCCGGATGAGGAGTGCAAAGCGCGGCTGCATGCGCGCAACAACGCAGGTGAACATGATTTTGCTGCCACCGATGCACAGTTCGCACTGATCAGCAGTTACTTTGTCGCGCCGCAGCCGGATGAAGGGTTTACGGTGATCAATCATTAG
- the umuC gene encoding translesion error-prone DNA polymerase V subunit UmuC has product MYALVDVNSFYASCETVFRPDLRGKPVVVLSNNDGCIISLSKEAKKLGIKMGAPYFKQREALLRHQVVVFSSNYALYGDMSLRVMETLELMAPRVDVYSIDEAFVDVTGVDNCLSLEAFGRQMRDRLYKETHLRVGVGIAPTKTLAKLANWAAKRWTQAEGVMDLSAPVRQRKLMAMVPVDEVWGVGRRLAKRLNLMGIEKAVQLADTPTALIRKQFGVVLERTVRELRGEACLAFEEVIPQRQNILCSRSFGERVTEYNDMREAISNYAARAAEKLRSERQYCRHIGTFIRTSPHDPHHPYYANSADTLLVTPTQDSRDIMHAALSCLNKIWIPGKRYMKGGVMLGDFFSDGVAQFDLFADYQPRRNSEQLMQLIDQMNAHQRGALWFAGQGVQKAWSMKREMLSPAYTTRFSDVPVVR; this is encoded by the coding sequence ATGTACGCACTTGTCGACGTCAACTCCTTCTACGCCTCCTGCGAAACCGTATTCCGCCCCGACCTGCGCGGCAAACCGGTTGTGGTGCTATCCAACAACGACGGTTGCATCATCTCGCTTAGCAAAGAAGCGAAAAAACTCGGCATCAAAATGGGTGCCCCTTACTTTAAGCAGCGTGAAGCCTTGCTGCGCCATCAAGTGGTGGTGTTCTCCTCCAACTATGCGCTGTATGGCGATATGTCGCTGCGGGTGATGGAGACGCTGGAGTTGATGGCCCCGCGCGTGGATGTCTATTCAATTGATGAAGCCTTTGTCGATGTGACCGGCGTTGATAACTGCCTCTCGCTGGAAGCCTTTGGTCGTCAGATGCGCGATCGTCTTTATAAAGAGACGCATCTGCGGGTCGGTGTGGGAATTGCACCGACCAAAACCCTCGCCAAGCTGGCGAACTGGGCAGCCAAACGCTGGACCCAGGCGGAGGGGGTGATGGATCTCTCTGCCCCGGTGCGTCAACGCAAACTGATGGCGATGGTGCCGGTGGACGAGGTCTGGGGCGTCGGCCGTCGGTTGGCGAAAAGACTCAACCTGATGGGGATCGAAAAGGCCGTGCAACTGGCCGATACCCCCACGGCACTGATCCGCAAGCAGTTTGGCGTGGTGCTGGAACGCACGGTACGCGAGTTACGCGGTGAGGCCTGCCTGGCCTTTGAAGAGGTGATCCCACAGCGGCAAAATATTCTTTGCTCGCGCTCCTTTGGTGAGCGGGTGACGGAGTATAACGACATGCGCGAAGCCATCAGCAATTACGCCGCGCGCGCGGCGGAAAAGCTACGTAGCGAGCGCCAGTATTGCCGCCATATTGGTACGTTTATCCGTACCAGTCCCCACGATCCTCATCACCCTTATTATGCCAACTCGGCTGACACCTTGCTGGTCACGCCGACACAGGATAGCCGCGACATCATGCATGCCGCGCTCAGTTGTCTGAACAAGATCTGGATCCCTGGCAAACGTTATATGAAAGGCGGCGTGATGCTGGGGGATTTTTTCAGTGATGGCGTGGCGCAGTTTGACCTGTTTGCCGACTATCAGCCTCGGCGTAATAGCGAACAACTGATGCAGTTGATCGATCAGATGAATGCCCACCAGCGCGGCGCGTTGTGGTTTGCCGGTCAGGGGGTGCAGAAAGCCTGGTCAATGAAACGTGAAATGCTGTCACCGGCTTACACCACCCGATTTTCTGATGTGCCGGTGGTGCGGTAG
- a CDS encoding ABC transporter substrate-binding protein encodes MMKYSMLALSGVALSGMLGSPSAVAADDEILIGYWPIVGGLPLYAGIEKGIFKQAGLNVRAVKFASPQQVVEAMITGRIHGCANGTATGALGLGAITSPDLFKIICSNPSNEKMVLDEFLVPVNSSAKSISDLKGKRIASGPGIQNVTMAKIILEKNGFTDTKVIELPVGQHAPSLAAGQIDGVYTLEPTGTVARMKGMGKVLETGVIAKYVLGDASAPWFGGAAALTTSFINADKARARQVIDAYGAAVKFIQQQPEEARQYVAGYTGIEAALVKEVPLPGFVMYDQLTGTNLQWFQKFYDVFAERKIFSKPLQVEPLIYRA; translated from the coding sequence ATGATGAAATATTCGATGCTGGCATTAAGTGGCGTCGCGCTCAGTGGCATGTTGGGCAGCCCATCAGCCGTGGCGGCAGATGATGAGATTCTGATTGGCTACTGGCCGATTGTCGGTGGTTTGCCGTTGTATGCCGGTATCGAGAAAGGCATCTTTAAACAAGCCGGTTTGAACGTACGCGCCGTCAAATTCGCCAGCCCGCAGCAGGTGGTGGAAGCGATGATCACCGGGCGTATTCATGGTTGCGCCAACGGCACCGCCACCGGGGCGTTGGGGTTGGGGGCCATTACCAGCCCGGACCTGTTCAAAATCATCTGTTCTAATCCTTCGAATGAAAAAATGGTGCTGGATGAGTTTCTGGTGCCGGTCAACAGTAGCGCCAAATCGATCAGCGATCTGAAGGGTAAACGCATTGCCAGCGGCCCCGGTATCCAGAACGTCACTATGGCGAAAATTATCCTGGAGAAGAATGGCTTTACCGATACCAAGGTGATCGAGTTGCCGGTCGGCCAGCATGCGCCATCGTTAGCTGCCGGGCAGATTGATGGGGTATACACGCTGGAACCCACCGGCACAGTGGCACGCATGAAAGGCATGGGCAAAGTGCTGGAAACCGGGGTGATTGCCAAATATGTGCTCGGCGATGCCAGCGCACCGTGGTTTGGGGGTGCGGCGGCGCTGACCACCAGCTTTATCAATGCCGACAAAGCGCGGGCGCGGCAGGTGATTGATGCGTATGGCGCAGCGGTCAAGTTTATCCAGCAACAGCCGGAAGAGGCGCGGCAATATGTGGCGGGTTACACCGGCATTGAAGCGGCGCTGGTGAAGGAAGTGCCGCTGCCTGGCTTCGTGATGTATGACCAGTTAACCGGGACTAACCTGCAATGGTTCCAGAAATTTTATGATGTGTTTGCCGAGCGGAAAATTTTCAGCAAGCCGCTTCAGGTGGAACCGTTGATCTATCGCGCATAA
- a CDS encoding ABC transporter permease — MMRIWRCRLLPLIGPLLLFLLWQTAVSAKWLNPVLLPSPGETLGYLFSALADGSMNQDIGDTLYRTLMAFVVAAVIGVPLGVMLGSSERLYRSVEFLVDFFRSTPSSALIPLFMLIFGITDTNKIAIAAFAAVLVILFNSAYGVMNAKKTRIMAAQVMGVSRWHVFKDIMLMESLPQTFVGLRTGVSMALVIVIVAEMFIGSETGLGHRIIDAQQLFNIKDMYASILITGAFGYLLNLGFLLIEKRCVHWSGKA, encoded by the coding sequence ATGATGCGAATCTGGCGATGCAGGCTGCTGCCGCTGATCGGGCCGCTGCTGCTTTTTCTGCTGTGGCAGACGGCAGTCAGCGCCAAATGGCTCAACCCGGTGTTGCTACCATCGCCGGGGGAAACCCTCGGCTATCTGTTTAGCGCGCTGGCGGATGGCAGCATGAATCAGGATATCGGCGATACGCTCTACCGTACGCTGATGGCCTTTGTGGTGGCGGCGGTTATCGGTGTGCCGTTGGGGGTGATGCTCGGCAGTAGCGAACGTCTGTATCGCAGCGTCGAATTTTTGGTGGATTTTTTCCGCTCAACGCCATCATCCGCACTGATCCCTTTGTTTATGCTGATTTTCGGTATTACCGATACCAACAAAATCGCCATTGCCGCCTTCGCGGCGGTGCTGGTGATCCTGTTTAACAGCGCCTACGGCGTGATGAACGCGAAGAAGACCCGCATTATGGCGGCGCAGGTGATGGGGGTTTCACGCTGGCATGTGTTTAAGGACATCATGCTGATGGAAAGCCTGCCGCAGACCTTTGTCGGTTTGCGTACCGGCGTCTCGATGGCGCTGGTGATCGTCATCGTCGCCGAAATGTTTATTGGTTCTGAAACCGGGTTGGGGCACCGCATCATTGATGCGCAGCAGCTGTTCAACATTAAAGATATGTACGCCTCGATTCTGATCACCGGTGCTTTTGGCTATCTGCTGAATCTGGGTTTTCTGCTGATTGAAAAACGCTGTGTGCACTGGAGTGGCAAAGCATGA
- a CDS encoding ABC transporter ATP-binding protein, whose protein sequence is MKKPDYPQPNTHVTIRGLDKSFAGQPLYQDLNLDLPKGKIVSIFGPNGCGKSTLMNMIAGLIPIDRGQILFDGKTLAETKIGYVFQNYRDALFPWLTAWHNIAYPLKRQGIKAAAVKQRVAELAAMFDIRFDLQRYPYELSGGQQQTVCIMRALATQPEVMFLDEPFSALDFEMTLFIRDKLQQVQLATGVTMLIVSHDLEDAVFLADEILLLTRRPTRVAEIVPFVLPRPRTAEMMSHPEFVRVKAHTLAVFKREMAG, encoded by the coding sequence ATGAAAAAACCCGATTATCCGCAACCCAATACCCATGTCACTATTCGCGGGCTGGATAAAAGCTTTGCCGGGCAGCCGCTGTATCAGGATCTCAACCTCGATTTACCCAAAGGCAAGATCGTCTCGATATTTGGGCCTAATGGCTGTGGCAAATCGACGCTGATGAACATGATTGCCGGATTGATTCCGATCGATCGCGGGCAAATCCTGTTCGACGGCAAAACGTTGGCGGAGACGAAGATCGGTTATGTGTTCCAGAATTACCGCGATGCGCTTTTTCCCTGGTTAACCGCCTGGCACAACATTGCCTATCCGTTAAAACGCCAGGGCATAAAGGCGGCGGCGGTCAAACAACGTGTGGCTGAATTGGCGGCAATGTTTGATATTCGCTTCGATCTGCAACGTTATCCGTATGAACTCTCCGGTGGGCAACAGCAAACGGTGTGTATCATGCGCGCGCTGGCGACGCAGCCTGAAGTGATGTTTCTTGATGAGCCGTTCTCGGCGCTCGATTTTGAGATGACGCTGTTTATCCGCGATAAATTGCAGCAGGTCCAACTGGCGACCGGCGTCACCATGCTGATCGTCTCACATGATCTGGAGGATGCGGTGTTTCTGGCGGATGAAATCTTGTTGCTGACACGGCGGCCTACGCGCGTGGCCGAGATTGTGCCCTTTGTCCTGCCGCGGCCGCGTACTGCTGAGATGATGAGTCACCCGGAGTTTGTCCGGGTGAAAGCCCATACACTCGCGGTGTTTAAACGCGAGATGGCAGGTTAA